The following are from one region of the Erwinia billingiae Eb661 genome:
- the nac gene encoding nitrogen assimilation transcriptional regulator NAC — translation MNLRRLKYFVKIVDIGSLTQAAEVLHIAQPALSQQVAMLENELDQQLLIRTKRGVTPTEAGKILYSHARTILRQCEQAQTAVINAGQSLNGQVSIGLAPGTAASSLTMPLLQTVREQFPDVLVYLHENSGSSLNEKVMNGQLDMAVLYDRAPTAGITSMPLMKEELYLVGATDCPGQTIDLADVALMNLFLPRDYSAVRKRVDEAFSLRRLSARIIGEIESIATLTAAVSSGMGVTVLPESAARALVSSTNAWMARINSPTLNLPLSLNVSARVPLSPSAQAVKNILLSLLNKPVVEDRELMLVS, via the coding sequence ATGAACTTACGACGACTCAAATATTTCGTAAAAATCGTCGACATCGGCAGCCTGACTCAGGCCGCAGAAGTCCTGCATATTGCACAGCCTGCCCTCAGCCAGCAGGTCGCGATGCTTGAGAATGAACTGGACCAGCAATTGTTGATCCGCACCAAGCGTGGCGTGACGCCAACCGAAGCGGGCAAGATCCTGTATTCCCATGCCCGCACCATTTTGCGCCAATGTGAGCAGGCCCAGACCGCGGTGATCAATGCCGGTCAGTCACTGAATGGTCAGGTCTCTATCGGACTTGCACCGGGCACCGCAGCGTCATCGCTGACCATGCCTTTACTGCAAACCGTGCGTGAGCAATTCCCGGATGTGCTGGTTTATCTGCATGAGAACAGCGGCTCGTCATTAAACGAAAAAGTGATGAATGGGCAGCTTGACATGGCGGTGCTCTACGATCGTGCGCCTACGGCTGGCATCACCAGCATGCCGCTGATGAAAGAAGAATTGTATCTGGTTGGCGCAACGGACTGTCCTGGACAGACCATTGACCTGGCCGACGTGGCGCTGATGAACCTGTTCCTGCCGCGTGATTACAGCGCCGTGCGTAAACGCGTTGATGAAGCCTTCTCACTGCGTCGCCTCAGCGCCCGCATTATCGGTGAAATCGAATCTATCGCCACGCTGACCGCCGCTGTTTCCAGCGGAATGGGTGTCACCGTATTGCCAGAATCTGCTGCCCGTGCGCTGGTCAGTTCGACCAATGCGTGGATGGCGCGAATTAACAGCCCAACGCTGAATCTGCCGCTGTCGCTGAACGTCTCTGCCCGCGTGCCGCTGTCGCCATCGGCGCAGGCGGTGAAAAATATTCTGTTATCGCTGCTGAACAAGCCGGTGGTCGAAGACCGCGAACTGATGTTAGTGAGCTAA
- a CDS encoding ABC transporter permease, with the protein MSDVKMTTQQPAPSASVFSSLKGKLPKDTGIFIVMVGIALIFEAFGWYVRDQSFLMNPNRLVLIVLQVAIIGIIAVGVTQVIITTGIDLSSGSVIALTAVVAASLAQTSDSLTPMYPSLVNLPAVVPIVAGVGVGFLAGVINGVLITRTGIPPFIATLGMMVSARGLAQYYTQGNPISFLSDGFTSIGQGAMPVIIFLVVAVIFHIALKHTRYGKYVYAIGGNMTSAKVSGINVNKYLIIVYTIAGGLSGLAGVVLAARVSSGQSSMGMSYELDAIAAAVIGGSSLMGGVGRITGTLIGAVILGLIKSGFTFVGVDAYVQDIIKGIIIVAAVSIDMYRNRKKR; encoded by the coding sequence ATGAGTGATGTAAAAATGACAACTCAACAGCCGGCCCCCTCGGCTTCTGTATTCTCCAGTCTGAAAGGCAAATTGCCGAAAGACACCGGTATCTTTATCGTGATGGTCGGCATTGCGCTGATCTTTGAAGCCTTCGGTTGGTATGTGCGTGACCAGTCGTTTCTGATGAACCCAAATCGCCTGGTGCTGATTGTGCTGCAGGTGGCGATTATCGGGATCATTGCCGTGGGGGTGACGCAGGTCATTATTACCACGGGGATCGACCTGTCGTCCGGGTCGGTGATTGCGTTAACTGCGGTGGTGGCGGCCAGTCTGGCACAAACCTCCGACAGCCTGACGCCAATGTATCCGTCGCTGGTGAACCTGCCTGCGGTGGTACCGATTGTCGCCGGGGTGGGGGTCGGGTTCCTCGCCGGGGTGATCAACGGCGTGCTGATCACCCGTACCGGCATCCCTCCTTTTATTGCCACACTGGGGATGATGGTATCGGCGCGCGGTCTGGCGCAGTATTACACTCAGGGTAACCCTATCAGCTTCCTGTCTGATGGCTTCACCTCGATTGGTCAGGGCGCGATGCCGGTTATCATCTTCCTGGTGGTGGCGGTGATCTTCCACATTGCCCTGAAGCACACTCGTTACGGTAAATATGTTTACGCCATTGGCGGCAACATGACCTCGGCGAAGGTGTCCGGGATTAACGTTAACAAATACCTGATCATCGTTTATACCATCGCCGGTGGCCTGTCCGGTCTGGCCGGTGTGGTGCTGGCGGCGCGCGTCAGTAGCGGCCAGTCAAGCATGGGGATGTCGTACGAGCTGGATGCCATCGCCGCAGCGGTTATCGGCGGCAGCAGCCTGATGGGCGGCGTCGGTCGCATCACCGGTACGCTGATTGGTGCGGTGATTCTCGGGCTGATCAAGAGCGGCTTCACCTTCGTCGGCGTCGATGCTTACGTGCAGGACATCATTAAAGGCATCATCATCGTGGCCGCGGTTTCCATCGATATGTACCGCAACCGCAAGAAACGTTAA
- a CDS encoding sugar ABC transporter ATP-binding protein, translating into MAAYALEAEGISKFFPGVKALSNVSLRVKAGTVHALMGENGAGKSTLMKCLIGIYRPDEGQIKVKGEPVQFVDTMDALRSGISMIHQELNLVPHMTVAENIWLGREPMKYGFVDHGKLNKMTKELLAKLNIRLTPERMVGELSIASQQMVEIAKAVSWNADVVIMDEPTSALTETEVSHLFAIIRDLREQGKAIIYISHKMDEIFAITDEVSVFRDGAWVGSDSTASYSRQSLITQMVGRELTQLFPKFNNDIGQDVLTVRNLYRKDVFHDISFSVRRGEILGVAGLVGAGRSEVMESLFGMTSIDGGEILIDGVPTKIDSPSTAIEKGLAFLTEDRKKSGLFLVLSVMENMSIVNMPEYSSKGGFVSHVQMAKDCMEQIRRLNIKTPTMDQIINNLSGGNQQKVLIARWLLAQPKVLILDEPTRGIDVGAKAEIYRLISELANRGVAIIMVSSELPEILGMSDRVMVMHGGRITGILDKEEADQETILSLASE; encoded by the coding sequence ATGGCCGCATATGCGCTTGAAGCCGAAGGCATCAGCAAGTTTTTTCCGGGCGTAAAAGCATTAAGTAATGTCTCTTTACGCGTGAAGGCAGGAACTGTCCATGCGCTGATGGGCGAAAATGGCGCGGGCAAATCCACTTTAATGAAGTGCCTCATCGGGATTTACCGTCCCGATGAGGGACAAATAAAAGTTAAAGGGGAGCCGGTGCAGTTTGTCGACACCATGGACGCGCTGCGTTCAGGTATCTCGATGATCCATCAGGAACTCAACTTAGTCCCTCATATGACCGTTGCCGAAAATATCTGGCTGGGTCGTGAGCCGATGAAGTATGGCTTTGTCGACCACGGCAAACTCAACAAGATGACCAAAGAGCTGCTGGCGAAACTGAATATTCGCCTGACGCCGGAGCGGATGGTCGGGGAGTTAAGCATCGCTTCCCAGCAGATGGTGGAGATTGCCAAAGCGGTGTCGTGGAATGCCGACGTGGTGATCATGGACGAACCGACCTCGGCGCTGACCGAAACGGAAGTCTCGCACCTGTTTGCCATCATTCGTGACCTGCGTGAGCAGGGCAAAGCCATCATCTATATCAGCCACAAAATGGATGAGATCTTTGCCATTACCGATGAAGTCAGCGTGTTCCGTGATGGCGCGTGGGTGGGCAGCGACAGTACCGCCAGCTATTCCCGCCAGTCACTGATTACCCAGATGGTGGGGCGCGAACTGACCCAGCTGTTCCCGAAATTCAACAATGATATTGGCCAGGACGTGCTGACGGTACGCAATCTGTATCGCAAGGACGTGTTCCATGACATCAGCTTCAGCGTGCGTCGCGGTGAAATCCTCGGCGTGGCCGGGCTGGTGGGTGCCGGCCGCAGTGAGGTGATGGAAAGCCTGTTTGGCATGACCAGCATCGACGGCGGCGAAATCCTGATTGACGGCGTGCCCACCAAAATCGATTCGCCTTCCACGGCAATTGAAAAAGGGCTGGCGTTCCTGACCGAGGATCGCAAAAAGTCCGGGCTGTTCCTGGTGCTGTCGGTGATGGAGAACATGAGCATCGTCAACATGCCGGAATACAGCAGCAAGGGCGGTTTCGTCAGTCATGTGCAGATGGCGAAGGACTGCATGGAGCAAATCCGGCGACTGAACATCAAAACGCCGACCATGGACCAAATCATCAACAACCTGAGTGGCGGTAACCAGCAGAAGGTGCTGATTGCGCGCTGGCTGCTGGCGCAGCCAAAAGTCCTGATCCTCGATGAGCCAACACGCGGCATCGATGTGGGCGCCAAGGCGGAAATTTACCGCCTGATAAGCGAACTGGCGAACCGTGGCGTCGCCATCATTATGGTCTCTTCTGAACTGCCTGAAATTCTGGGCATGAGTGACCGGGTGATGGTGATGCACGGCGGTCGTATTACCGGCATCCTCGATAAAGAAGAGGCTGACCAGGAAACCATTTTGTCGTTGGCGTCCGAGTAA
- a CDS encoding sugar ABC transporter substrate-binding protein — protein MNVKKTILASLLVCMLPVSVFAKDLQVGVSMALFDDNFLTILRTSMQKEMQKEGVKGQVEDAKGDVAQQLSQVQNFIGQGVDAIIVNPVDTNAVKPIMDLAAKASIPLIFVNREPAQPLVDKMAYVGSDSELAGRLQMEALAKNMNYKGNVAILLGDLANESTRKRTAGVKAIIAKYPGMKVTKEQTAKFTRNDAVDVVSNWLTAGDDINAIAANNDEMAIGALQALGKNDSHILVAGVDGTPDALQMIKNGKMVATVFQDAKGQGEGAVKTAVKLANGEKVQKIVDIPFQLITKDNYEKFTSMNQK, from the coding sequence ATGAACGTGAAAAAAACGATTTTAGCGTCGCTGTTAGTGTGTATGTTACCCGTTTCCGTCTTCGCAAAAGATTTGCAGGTCGGTGTTTCTATGGCGCTGTTTGATGACAACTTTCTGACCATTCTGCGTACCTCCATGCAGAAAGAGATGCAGAAAGAGGGCGTGAAAGGGCAGGTTGAAGACGCTAAGGGTGATGTCGCACAGCAGCTTTCCCAGGTGCAGAACTTTATCGGCCAGGGCGTTGACGCCATCATCGTCAACCCGGTGGATACCAACGCCGTGAAGCCGATTATGGACCTGGCGGCGAAAGCCAGCATCCCGCTGATCTTCGTGAACCGCGAACCGGCTCAGCCGCTGGTGGACAAAATGGCCTATGTTGGCTCGGATTCTGAGCTGGCCGGTCGTCTGCAGATGGAAGCGCTGGCAAAAAACATGAACTATAAAGGTAACGTCGCCATCCTGCTGGGTGACCTTGCCAACGAATCCACCCGTAAACGTACCGCCGGCGTGAAAGCGATCATCGCCAAATACCCAGGTATGAAAGTCACCAAAGAACAAACCGCTAAATTCACCCGTAACGATGCCGTCGATGTGGTCAGCAACTGGTTAACCGCCGGTGATGACATCAACGCGATTGCCGCTAACAACGATGAAATGGCGATCGGTGCCCTGCAGGCGCTCGGTAAAAACGATTCTCACATCCTGGTTGCCGGTGTCGATGGTACGCCAGATGCATTGCAGATGATTAAAAACGGCAAGATGGTCGCGACCGTGTTCCAGGATGCCAAGGGTCAAGGCGAGGGTGCAGTGAAAACTGCGGTGAAGTTGGCCAATGGTGAAAAAGTGCAGAAGATCGTGGATATCCCATTCCAGCTGATCACCAAAGACAACTACGAAAAATTCACCAGCATGAACCAAAAATAA
- a CDS encoding hydantoinase B/oxoprolinase family protein produces MAIDGRNLQILANYCAAAADAMAFTLMRTAHSTFVKETEDFSCQIVNRSGMAFASPRSFGAPWYSGIDYGPVLELIDGYQEGDICITNDSYAGNVATHSPDIHIWKPVFHHGEVVCFVVGHIHNTDVGGAVPASLSRSLTEIVQEGIRIPPLKIISGGVLNEEVACIMRLNVRAPEQNWGDFNAQIASVNIGERKVQEIIARFGVDDFLSGIEGILDYAEQQARSIIRTIPDGDYFYADYADEDGEGGYPCRIAVTLRVKGEVLELDYTGSDPQLMSSLNMPTGGRERHPLALVGVTYVLSTLDSSLLLNAGTLRPTRAILPPGTIMNCEAPAAVGMRSLTCAMSQIATVGAFSLAMPERLPANSPGGNSIINIRTVDGQNRSVVASLGPVGGGAGGTPKHDGPDGSGGLSAFLKNTPIEINETEVPVRFHRYGLAPDSAGAGEYRGGLATEMAFEVFVPNTTITARNRNRSVFSSAGAAGGRAGSTSWFRTEHADGRVTEHGNTDVIHCGPGDVVAIKGPGAGGYGLAKNRSAQAVLQDVQCGFLSEQAAREQYGVMLEQGEIDEVGTAGLRSQMPESNGEHFDVGSARREFETLWTPQRYHLLTLFLAQRPVVWRHFLKHQVFAAVQAGEGSELALEQQMSELFAKLLKRFPALNAAL; encoded by the coding sequence ATGGCAATTGATGGTCGTAACCTGCAAATACTCGCCAACTACTGCGCCGCCGCCGCTGATGCGATGGCCTTTACCCTGATGCGCACCGCGCACTCCACCTTCGTTAAAGAGACGGAGGATTTCTCCTGCCAGATTGTCAATCGCAGCGGTATGGCGTTCGCCTCACCGCGCAGCTTCGGCGCGCCGTGGTACAGCGGCATTGACTACGGTCCGGTACTGGAACTGATCGACGGCTATCAGGAAGGGGATATCTGCATCACCAACGACTCCTACGCCGGTAATGTGGCCACTCACTCGCCGGATATCCATATCTGGAAACCCGTGTTCCATCATGGTGAGGTGGTGTGCTTTGTAGTCGGGCATATCCATAACACCGACGTTGGCGGCGCGGTTCCGGCCTCGCTGTCGCGCTCGCTAACCGAAATCGTGCAGGAGGGTATCCGCATTCCGCCGCTGAAAATCATCAGCGGCGGGGTGCTGAACGAAGAGGTGGCGTGCATTATGCGCCTCAACGTGCGAGCGCCTGAGCAGAACTGGGGCGACTTCAACGCACAGATCGCTTCGGTAAATATCGGCGAGCGTAAGGTGCAGGAGATCATCGCCCGCTTCGGTGTCGACGACTTCCTCAGTGGCATTGAAGGCATTCTCGACTACGCCGAGCAGCAGGCGCGCAGTATTATCAGGACCATTCCCGACGGCGACTATTTCTACGCCGACTATGCAGATGAAGACGGTGAGGGCGGCTATCCTTGCCGCATCGCCGTCACGCTGCGCGTCAAAGGCGAGGTGCTGGAGCTGGATTACACCGGCAGCGATCCGCAACTTATGTCGTCGTTGAATATGCCAACCGGCGGGCGCGAACGCCATCCGCTGGCGCTGGTTGGCGTCACCTATGTGCTCTCCACCCTTGACAGTTCACTGCTACTAAATGCCGGAACGCTGCGCCCGACGCGGGCAATATTGCCGCCGGGCACCATTATGAACTGCGAAGCTCCGGCGGCGGTGGGAATGCGTTCGCTGACCTGCGCGATGTCGCAGATCGCCACCGTCGGCGCGTTTTCTCTGGCAATGCCGGAGCGCCTGCCGGCTAACTCGCCGGGCGGCAATTCCATCATCAATATCCGCACTGTTGACGGGCAGAATCGCAGCGTGGTTGCCTCGCTCGGTCCGGTTGGCGGCGGTGCGGGCGGCACGCCGAAGCACGATGGCCCCGATGGCTCCGGCGGCCTGTCGGCGTTTCTGAAGAATACGCCGATTGAGATTAATGAAACGGAAGTGCCGGTGCGTTTCCACCGCTACGGGCTGGCGCCCGACAGCGCCGGGGCAGGGGAGTATCGCGGCGGGCTGGCAACGGAGATGGCGTTTGAGGTGTTCGTGCCGAATACGACAATTACCGCCCGCAATCGCAATCGCTCGGTGTTCTCCTCGGCGGGCGCGGCGGGCGGCAGGGCGGGCAGCACCTCGTGGTTCCGCACTGAACACGCCGACGGACGCGTCACCGAGCACGGCAATACCGACGTGATCCACTGCGGACCGGGGGATGTCGTCGCCATTAAAGGCCCCGGCGCTGGCGGCTACGGCCTGGCGAAAAATCGCAGCGCGCAGGCGGTATTACAGGATGTGCAGTGCGGTTTTCTCAGCGAACAGGCAGCGCGAGAGCAGTACGGCGTGATGCTGGAGCAGGGCGAGATTGATGAAGTTGGTACTGCGGGTTTACGCAGCCAGATGCCGGAAAGTAACGGGGAGCACTTTGACGTGGGTAGCGCCCGCCGTGAGTTTGAAACACTGTGGACGCCGCAACGCTACCATCTGCTGACCCTCTTCCTCGCGCAGCGCCCGGTGGTTTGGCGTCACTTCCTTAAGCATCAGGTATTTGCGGCGGTGCAGGCAGGCGAGGGTAGCGAATTAGCGTTGGAACAGCAGATGTCTGAGCTGTTCGCGAAATTACTCAAACGCTTTCCTGCGTTAAACGCCGCCTTATAA
- a CDS encoding hydantoinase/oxoprolinase family protein, which produces MTYRVGVDIGGSFTDFALLDERDNSIRTLKVLSRPDSPGNEITTGLAAFQQRDGINPADIHYFTHGTTVGVNAVIQRKGVKLALFATEGFCDVLELARLKIPHIHDLFSRRPAPLITRDRVFAIKERSDRDGNVLLPVDRQSVSEAVDAARAAGCQGIVVSLLHSYRNGSNEAQVREIVAEIAPDLLTSCSAEIWPIIREYERTITAVINAYVQPKVIHYLDSFERALKEMGVPVLPRITKSNGGVMGLAQAKAECVQMVLSGTASGVMGASYIAEICGFDRLLSLDIGGTSADVAVIIDGRPEYGSGEIIGDFPIYIPSVSVTSVGQGGGSIAWLDSLGVLQVGPDSAGSLPGPVCFRRGGTEATATDAFAACGLIGHGDLGYNAVQVDVAGARAAVEKLAAPLGISVEETAENIIALAISSMYSDTSGLISRFGLDPREFYFLAFGGAGPMMGCFLARELKLKGVVVPPTPGVLSALGGLVADVKNDFIRTVYCDLTAAVAEDLKDNSQDLRTEAEGWLAREYGADLPYQLSFSADMRYRGQSFEIDVALQESWLLAGDLAAVRAAFDAHHTRLFGHHDERAAVQLINLRLVLSSPTPKPRLITLAQASGPVTVLSEVDAWIDGQWWQVGVVSRGALLAGHQLSGPVIITQDDCTTCVPPQMQVDVDRFGNLIITPQTGAHHGN; this is translated from the coding sequence ATGACTTACCGCGTTGGCGTCGATATCGGCGGCTCGTTTACTGACTTTGCGCTGCTCGACGAGCGCGATAACAGCATCCGCACCCTGAAAGTCTTGTCGCGGCCCGACAGCCCCGGCAATGAAATCACCACCGGGCTGGCGGCATTCCAGCAGCGCGACGGCATTAACCCTGCCGATATTCACTACTTCACCCATGGCACCACCGTCGGGGTGAATGCGGTGATCCAGCGCAAGGGCGTTAAGCTGGCGCTGTTTGCCACCGAGGGCTTCTGCGACGTGCTGGAACTGGCGCGCCTGAAAATCCCGCATATCCACGACCTGTTCTCGCGCCGCCCGGCACCGCTGATCACCCGCGACCGCGTGTTCGCCATCAAAGAACGCAGCGACCGTGACGGTAACGTACTGCTGCCGGTTGACCGTCAGAGCGTGAGCGAGGCGGTGGATGCCGCACGGGCCGCCGGCTGCCAGGGCATTGTCGTCTCGCTGCTGCACAGCTATCGCAACGGCAGCAACGAAGCGCAGGTGCGCGAGATCGTCGCTGAAATCGCCCCCGACCTGCTGACCTCCTGCTCGGCCGAGATCTGGCCGATTATTCGCGAATACGAACGCACTATTACTGCGGTGATCAACGCTTACGTGCAGCCGAAAGTGATCCATTATCTGGACTCGTTCGAGCGCGCGCTGAAAGAGATGGGCGTGCCGGTACTGCCGCGCATTACCAAATCCAACGGCGGAGTAATGGGGCTGGCACAGGCCAAAGCCGAGTGCGTGCAGATGGTGCTGTCCGGCACCGCTTCCGGCGTGATGGGCGCCAGCTACATTGCCGAAATCTGCGGTTTTGATCGCCTGCTGAGCCTTGATATAGGCGGCACCAGCGCCGATGTGGCGGTCATTATCGACGGCCGCCCGGAGTACGGCAGCGGGGAAATTATCGGTGATTTCCCGATCTACATCCCATCGGTATCGGTCACCTCGGTCGGTCAGGGCGGCGGATCAATCGCCTGGCTGGACAGCCTTGGCGTCCTTCAGGTCGGGCCGGACAGCGCCGGTTCACTGCCTGGCCCGGTGTGTTTCCGGCGTGGTGGCACCGAAGCCACCGCCACCGATGCCTTTGCCGCCTGCGGGCTGATCGGGCACGGCGATCTGGGCTATAACGCGGTGCAGGTTGATGTGGCCGGGGCGCGTGCGGCGGTAGAAAAACTGGCCGCACCGCTCGGTATCAGTGTTGAAGAAACGGCTGAAAACATCATCGCACTGGCGATCTCCAGCATGTACAGCGACACCAGCGGATTGATATCGCGCTTCGGCCTCGACCCGCGTGAGTTCTACTTCCTCGCCTTTGGCGGTGCCGGCCCAATGATGGGCTGCTTCCTGGCCCGTGAGCTGAAACTAAAAGGCGTGGTGGTGCCGCCAACGCCGGGCGTACTGTCAGCGCTGGGCGGGCTGGTGGCGGATGTGAAAAATGACTTTATTCGCACGGTTTACTGCGACCTGACGGCGGCGGTGGCTGAAGACCTGAAGGACAACTCGCAGGATTTGCGCACCGAAGCCGAAGGCTGGCTGGCGCGCGAATACGGTGCCGATTTGCCGTATCAACTGAGTTTCTCCGCCGATATGCGCTATCGCGGCCAATCGTTTGAAATCGATGTGGCGCTGCAGGAATCGTGGCTGCTGGCGGGAGATCTCGCTGCCGTGCGCGCCGCGTTTGACGCCCATCACACCCGCCTTTTCGGTCACCATGATGAGCGCGCGGCAGTGCAATTGATCAACCTGCGGCTGGTGCTCTCTTCGCCAACGCCGAAACCGCGCCTCATCACCCTGGCGCAGGCCAGCGGGCCGGTGACGGTACTGAGTGAAGTGGACGCGTGGATTGACGGCCAGTGGTGGCAGGTTGGTGTGGTATCGCGTGGCGCGCTGCTGGCCGGGCACCAGTTGAGCGGCCCGGTGATTATCACTCAGGATGACTGCACCACCTGTGTTCCGCCGCAAATGCAGGTCGATGTCGACCGCTTCGGCAATCTGATTATTACCCCGCAAACCGGAGCGCATCATGGCAATTGA
- a CDS encoding GNAT family N-acetyltransferase produces MLKPFVPAVAEWQRDEYLLSSDPQKIDIAWVHGQISEHSYWAQGQTLEMTERSLAASMTFGIYYQQQQVGFGRLITDYSRFAYLSDVMIDAAHRGKGLGRWFAASIIHHPELKTIKRWMLATDDAHDVYRRAGWKPVAQPERLMEFIPTPPEDRTP; encoded by the coding sequence ATGCTAAAGCCGTTTGTGCCTGCCGTTGCTGAATGGCAGCGCGATGAGTATCTGTTAAGCAGCGACCCGCAAAAAATAGATATTGCCTGGGTTCACGGGCAGATCTCCGAACACAGTTACTGGGCGCAGGGGCAGACGCTGGAGATGACCGAACGCTCCCTCGCCGCATCGATGACCTTCGGCATCTATTACCAGCAGCAGCAGGTGGGATTTGGCCGCCTGATCACCGACTACAGCCGCTTTGCCTATCTTAGCGACGTGATGATTGACGCAGCGCATCGTGGCAAAGGCTTAGGGCGCTGGTTTGCTGCCTCGATTATCCATCACCCTGAATTGAAAACCATAAAACGCTGGATGCTGGCGACCGACGACGCGCATGACGTCTATCGCCGCGCGGGCTGGAAGCCAGTGGCACAGCCAGAACGATTGATGGAATTTATTCCCACCCCACCAGAGGACCGTACTCCATGA
- a CDS encoding Lrp/AsnC family transcriptional regulator: MNGLMKLDRIDINILVQLQKDGRISNVNLADTVGLSPSPCLQRVKRLETAGFITGYEAHINLTKITDSVTVFTEVTLSGHRREDFLKFENAIREVDELMECHLITGGYDYLLRFITRSIEHYQEVIEGLLDAKVGIDKYFSYIVIKSPIMKSSVPLRSLIARHTQVEF, translated from the coding sequence ATGAACGGCTTAATGAAACTGGACCGTATCGACATCAACATTCTGGTACAGCTACAGAAAGATGGTCGTATCAGCAATGTCAATCTTGCCGATACAGTCGGGCTTTCGCCCAGCCCCTGCCTGCAACGCGTAAAGCGTCTGGAAACTGCGGGTTTTATTACTGGTTACGAAGCGCACATTAACCTCACCAAAATCACCGATTCGGTGACGGTGTTTACCGAAGTGACGCTATCCGGACACCGACGCGAAGATTTCCTCAAGTTCGAGAATGCGATCCGTGAAGTGGACGAACTGATGGAGTGCCACCTGATCACCGGCGGCTACGACTATCTGCTGCGTTTTATCACCCGCAGTATTGAGCATTACCAGGAAGTGATTGAAGGGCTGCTGGACGCCAAAGTGGGCATCGATAAGTACTTCAGTTATATCGTGATTAAATCACCGATTATGAAAAGCAGCGTCCCGCTACGCTCGCTGATCGCTCGTCATACGCAGGTTGAGTTTTAA
- the gabT gene encoding 4-aminobutyrate--2-oxoglutarate transaminase: MHNLLAEQQTFSDNALLLDARAENVPRGIVTAHPIVIAKGKGSEVWDVEGNRYLDFVGGIGVLNVGHSHPAVINAVTEQLQLVSHACFQVAAYPGYIELAKRLNKLVGAGEEFKSVFFTSGAEAVENAVKIARAHTNRPGIIAFDGAFHGRTLLGVTLTGMSQPYKQNFGPFPGDIYRVPFPNAFHDISEADCLKALDTLFAVQILPERVAAIIIEPVQGDGGFLPASPAFMQALREITTRHGILLICDEVQTGFGRTGKMFAFQHSGIVPDLVTVAKSLGGGLPISGVVGKAAIMDAPTPGGLGGTYGGNALACASSLAVLDLLEHGNLLERSNQLGEQMNARLQQLADKYACIGEVRGIGFMQAVEIIDFETKHPDAALTQKILDSACQEGLLLIKCGLHRNTVRFLAPLVTSDSQLEEALHIFDIALARATGRLG, from the coding sequence ATGCATAATTTACTGGCTGAGCAGCAGACATTTTCTGATAACGCCCTGTTACTGGACGCCCGTGCCGAGAACGTGCCGCGTGGCATCGTCACCGCACACCCGATTGTGATTGCCAAAGGTAAAGGTTCTGAAGTGTGGGACGTGGAAGGCAATCGTTATTTAGATTTCGTTGGAGGCATCGGCGTATTAAACGTCGGCCACAGCCATCCGGCGGTGATCAATGCCGTGACCGAGCAGTTGCAGTTAGTGTCCCATGCCTGCTTCCAGGTGGCAGCCTATCCGGGCTATATCGAACTGGCCAAGCGCCTGAATAAGCTGGTTGGTGCGGGTGAAGAGTTCAAAAGCGTGTTCTTCACCAGCGGTGCGGAAGCGGTAGAAAACGCGGTAAAAATTGCCCGTGCGCACACCAATCGCCCCGGCATTATTGCGTTTGATGGTGCGTTCCATGGCCGTACCTTATTAGGCGTAACCTTAACCGGTATGAGTCAGCCGTATAAGCAGAATTTCGGCCCGTTCCCCGGCGATATTTACCGCGTGCCGTTCCCGAATGCGTTCCACGATATTTCAGAAGCGGACTGCTTAAAAGCGCTGGATACGCTGTTTGCAGTGCAGATCCTGCCGGAGCGCGTGGCGGCGATTATTATCGAACCGGTGCAGGGCGACGGCGGCTTCCTGCCAGCTTCCCCGGCGTTTATGCAGGCGCTGCGTGAGATCACCACGCGTCATGGCATTCTACTGATCTGCGATGAAGTGCAGACCGGCTTTGGACGGACCGGCAAGATGTTTGCCTTCCAGCATAGCGGGATTGTGCCGGACCTGGTGACCGTGGCGAAAAGCCTCGGCGGCGGCCTGCCGATTTCCGGTGTGGTCGGTAAAGCGGCGATTATGGATGCGCCAACACCTGGCGGTCTTGGTGGCACCTACGGCGGGAATGCGCTGGCCTGCGCGTCATCGCTGGCAGTGCTGGATCTGCTGGAGCATGGCAATCTGCTGGAGCGCTCCAACCAGCTCGGCGAGCAGATGAATGCACGCTTGCAGCAGCTGGCGGATAAATATGCCTGCATCGGCGAAGTGCGCGGCATCGGCTTTATGCAGGCGGTAGAGATTATCGACTTCGAAACCAAACATCCTGACGCGGCGCTGACGCAGAAGATCCTCGACAGTGCCTGTCAGGAAGGGTTGCTGTTGATCAAATGCGGCCTGCACCGTAATACCGTGCGCTTCCTCGCACCGCTGGTGACCAGCGATTCGCAACTGGAAGAAGCGCTGCATATCTTTGATATCGCACTGGCGCGCGCCACGGGACGCCTGGGCTGA